From a region of the Microbacterium sp. nov. GSS16 genome:
- a CDS encoding DNA gyrase/topoisomerase IV subunit A: MPKPSSSEPVQERIQDIDLSQEMQGSFLEYAYSVIYSRALPDARDGLKPVQRRILYQMAEMGLRPDRGHVKSARVVGEVMGKLHPHGDSAIYDALVRLAQDFALRVPLVDGHGNFGSLDDGPAASRYTEARLAASALAMTESLDEDVVDFVPNYDGQFQQPAVLSAAFPNLLVNGASGIAVGMATNMAPHNLIEVVAAATHLLENPEATTAELMEFVPGPDFPSGGILMGLDGVRDAYETGRGAFRLRAKTSIEPLGPRKTGIVITELPYQVGPERVIEKLKDAVTAKKLQGISDVQDLTDRKNGLRLVITVKTGFDPAAVLEQLFRFTPLEESFSINNVALVDGQPRTLGLKELLRVYLQHRIEVVTRRSRYRLARRNERLHLVRGLLVAILDIDEVIQVIRSSDDSEAARSRLQQVFELDEVQAEYILELRLRRLTKFSRLELEAERDKLLAEIAELETLLADPALLRAQVARELDAVAEQFGTHRRTLLLNAAPPKARTTKSAAELQIADAPTTLLLSTTGRAVRIDLEPGGVITTPPRRSKHDAIQARLETTTRSEIGAVTTAGRVVRFTPVDIPAVPASSVGLGAGVRISDYLGLTDRSERVIALIRFDDDTPLALGTRDGVVKRVVPSTLAVRPELEVIGLKPKDVVVGAAPAPDHAELVFITSDAQLLHFSASNVRPQGAPAGGMAGMKLGPKSQVISFTVIDSADEAVVVTVSGSEGTLAGADAGRAKVSSFAEFPAKGRATGGVRAHALLKGEDGLRLAWAGVDPRAVGTDGAARVLPASGAKRDGSGQPLDAVIGSVGTAIG, encoded by the coding sequence ATGCCAAAGCCCTCGTCATCCGAGCCCGTTCAGGAGCGCATCCAGGACATCGACCTCTCGCAGGAGATGCAGGGCTCGTTCCTCGAGTACGCCTACTCGGTGATCTACTCGCGCGCGCTGCCCGACGCGCGCGACGGGCTGAAGCCGGTGCAGCGGCGCATCCTGTACCAGATGGCCGAGATGGGCCTGCGCCCCGATCGCGGCCACGTCAAGAGCGCGCGCGTCGTCGGCGAGGTGATGGGCAAGCTGCATCCGCACGGCGACTCCGCCATCTACGACGCCCTCGTGCGGCTCGCGCAGGACTTCGCGCTGCGCGTGCCCCTGGTCGACGGGCACGGCAACTTCGGCTCGCTGGATGACGGCCCGGCGGCGTCGAGGTACACCGAGGCGCGTCTTGCGGCATCCGCTCTGGCTATGACCGAGAGCCTCGACGAGGACGTCGTCGACTTCGTGCCCAACTACGACGGGCAGTTCCAGCAGCCGGCCGTGCTCTCGGCCGCATTCCCCAACCTGCTCGTCAACGGCGCCAGCGGCATCGCCGTCGGCATGGCCACGAACATGGCGCCGCACAACCTCATCGAGGTGGTCGCGGCCGCCACCCACCTGCTCGAGAACCCCGAGGCGACCACCGCCGAGCTGATGGAGTTCGTGCCGGGTCCCGACTTCCCCTCCGGCGGCATCCTCATGGGTCTCGACGGGGTCAGGGACGCGTACGAAACGGGTCGCGGCGCCTTCCGCCTGCGGGCGAAGACCTCGATCGAACCGCTCGGGCCGCGCAAGACCGGCATCGTCATCACCGAGCTGCCGTACCAGGTCGGGCCCGAGCGCGTCATCGAGAAGCTCAAGGATGCGGTCACCGCCAAGAAGCTGCAGGGCATCAGCGATGTGCAGGATCTGACCGACCGCAAGAACGGCCTGCGCCTGGTGATCACCGTCAAGACCGGATTCGACCCGGCGGCGGTGCTCGAGCAGCTGTTCCGCTTCACGCCCCTCGAGGAGTCCTTCTCGATCAACAACGTCGCGCTCGTCGACGGCCAGCCGCGCACGCTGGGCCTGAAAGAGCTGCTGCGGGTCTACCTGCAGCACCGCATCGAGGTCGTGACCCGGCGCAGCCGCTATCGTCTGGCGCGACGCAACGAGCGACTGCATCTCGTGCGCGGCCTGCTGGTGGCCATCCTCGACATCGACGAGGTCATCCAGGTCATCCGCTCGTCCGACGACTCGGAGGCTGCTCGCTCGCGCCTGCAGCAGGTGTTCGAGCTCGACGAGGTGCAGGCCGAGTACATCCTCGAGCTGCGGCTGCGCCGCCTCACCAAGTTCTCGCGTCTCGAGCTCGAGGCCGAGCGCGACAAGCTGCTCGCCGAGATCGCCGAGCTCGAGACCCTGCTCGCCGATCCCGCGCTGCTGCGGGCGCAGGTCGCACGCGAGCTGGATGCCGTGGCCGAGCAGTTCGGCACGCACCGGCGCACCCTGCTGCTGAACGCTGCCCCACCCAAGGCGCGCACGACGAAGTCGGCGGCGGAGCTGCAGATCGCCGACGCGCCGACCACGCTGCTGCTGTCGACCACGGGCCGCGCCGTGCGCATCGACCTCGAGCCCGGCGGTGTCATCACGACGCCCCCGCGTCGCAGCAAGCACGATGCCATCCAGGCGCGACTGGAGACGACCACGCGCAGCGAGATCGGCGCGGTCACGACGGCCGGGCGCGTCGTGCGATTCACCCCCGTCGACATCCCCGCCGTCCCCGCCTCGTCGGTCGGTCTGGGCGCCGGTGTGCGCATCTCCGACTATCTCGGACTGACCGATCGCAGTGAGCGGGTCATCGCTCTCATCCGGTTCGACGACGACACGCCCCTCGCTCTCGGCACCAGGGACGGCGTCGTGAAGCGCGTCGTGCCGTCGACCCTGGCGGTGCGCCCCGAGCTGGAGGTCATCGGGCTGAAGCCGAAGGACGTCGTCGTGGGTGCGGCACCCGCCCCTGACCACGCAGAGCTCGTCTTCATCACCTCGGATGCTCAGCTGCTGCACTTCTCGGCGTCGAACGTGCGCCCGCAGGGGGCACCCGCCGGCGGAATGGCCGGCATGAAGCTCGGGCCGAAGAGTCAGGTCATCTCGTTCACGGTGATCGACTCGGCCGATGAGGCCGTGGTGGTGACGGTCTCGGGTTCCGAGGGCACGCTCGCCGGCGCTGACGCCGGCCGCGCCAAGGTCTCGTCGTTCGCCGAGTTCCCCGCCAAGGGCCGGGCCACCGGAGGGGTGCGGGCGCACGCGCTCCTCAAGGGCGAGGACGGGCTCCGCCTGGCCTGGGCCGGCGTCGACCCGCGCGCAGTGGGGACAGACGGCGCAGCTCGCGTCCTGCCCGCCTCCGGCGCGAAGCGCGATGGCTCGGGCCAGCCGCTGGACGCCGTGATCGGGTCGGTCGGCACCGCGATCGGCTGA
- a CDS encoding alkaline phosphatase family protein, translating to MPLILPTSLDSTRNISGVAPQLLASLRGGSADLPAVRSTVLVVVDGLGALSLRAHAGHARTLSSAMAKKDVAGAVFPTTTAAALTSLLTGAAPGAHGLVGYRVREPESDALVNLLSGWEAGGIDPLQWQTTPTVFEQAAAAGHPVFALGIPAYAGSGFSAATLRGADFRSARSAAERVELAWQLADAHDGALVYCYLPEVDKAGHRHGVDSAEWVAALEDIDAALARPVPDGVGVLVTADHGMIDVPQHRHLVLDAAGGWHDGIRHIGGEPRMLHVYAEPDVDHAALLARWRRDLEGTADVVGRVEAIDAGLFGPVVSDAVRQRIGDLLVIARGNVALYDAEAEDQRGRGMVGQHGALTPEEWRVPFIRLGAFGR from the coding sequence ATGCCTCTCATCCTACCGACCAGCCTTGATTCGACGCGGAACATCAGCGGGGTGGCGCCGCAGCTGCTCGCCTCGCTGCGCGGCGGATCCGCCGACCTCCCCGCCGTGCGGTCGACCGTGCTGGTGGTCGTGGACGGGCTGGGCGCCCTGTCGCTGCGCGCGCACGCGGGGCACGCACGCACGCTGTCATCGGCGATGGCGAAGAAGGACGTCGCGGGGGCCGTGTTCCCGACGACGACGGCAGCCGCACTGACCAGTCTGCTCACGGGAGCGGCTCCCGGTGCGCACGGACTGGTCGGCTACCGCGTGCGCGAGCCGGAGTCCGACGCGCTGGTGAACCTGCTCAGCGGGTGGGAGGCGGGAGGCATCGACCCGCTGCAGTGGCAGACCACTCCGACCGTGTTCGAGCAGGCCGCAGCGGCCGGGCATCCGGTCTTCGCTCTCGGGATCCCGGCCTACGCCGGCAGCGGATTCTCAGCCGCGACCCTGCGCGGCGCGGACTTCCGCTCGGCGCGCAGTGCGGCCGAGCGAGTGGAGCTGGCCTGGCAGCTGGCGGATGCCCACGACGGAGCCCTCGTGTACTGCTACCTGCCGGAGGTCGACAAGGCGGGTCATCGGCACGGCGTCGATTCAGCCGAGTGGGTCGCCGCTCTCGAGGACATCGACGCCGCGCTGGCGCGGCCGGTGCCCGACGGGGTGGGCGTGCTGGTCACCGCCGATCACGGGATGATCGATGTGCCGCAGCACCGTCATCTCGTTCTGGATGCCGCAGGCGGCTGGCATGACGGCATCCGGCACATTGGAGGCGAGCCGCGGATGCTGCACGTCTACGCCGAGCCGGATGTCGACCACGCGGCCCTGCTGGCGCGCTGGCGACGCGATCTGGAGGGGACGGCGGACGTGGTGGGGCGCGTCGAGGCGATCGACGCCGGCCTGTTCGGCCCGGTGGTCTCGGATGCCGTGCGCCAGCGCATCGGCGACCTGCTCGTCATCGCCCGTGGCAATGTCGCCCTCTACGACGCCGAGGCCGAGGACCAGCGCGGGCGCGGCATGGTCGGGCAGCACGGTGCGCTGACGCCGGAGGAATGGCGTGTGCCGTTCATCCGGCTCGGCGCCTTCGGGCGCTGA
- the sepH gene encoding septation protein SepH, giving the protein MENVTIVGTEAGVLVLATESGQRFALPIDDVLHREVRRATREAEPAPARLAASPRDIQAQIRAGLTAAEVAALLGVSESDVARFEGPVLAEREHIVNQALAVPVLIGSEVEPDAQPTFGSAVREKLADLAASDERWASWKDEAGWTVKLEFTANEVAHDARWTFDPRRSTLSPINADAAQLSRQGSLPEGLIPRLRAVEAERVSPYKDDSRFDSGAFGPRLLPPPEEGEDSPAAEHSSAAVQDAAARRAPDEHRTSSETADLLEALRRRRGQRESAPLFEESEEEDASPLALFDALDESEEESTAAKPAAEPAAEQPSGRRKRRNAMPSWDEIVFGARTDE; this is encoded by the coding sequence ATGGAAAACGTCACCATCGTCGGAACGGAAGCGGGAGTCCTCGTCCTCGCCACCGAGTCCGGTCAGCGATTCGCGCTGCCCATCGACGACGTCCTGCATCGCGAGGTGCGTCGAGCGACCCGCGAGGCGGAGCCCGCTCCGGCTCGTCTGGCCGCGAGCCCGCGCGACATCCAGGCGCAGATCCGCGCAGGTCTGACCGCCGCCGAGGTCGCGGCGCTGCTCGGCGTGAGCGAGTCGGATGTGGCGCGCTTCGAGGGCCCCGTCCTCGCCGAGCGAGAGCACATCGTCAACCAGGCGCTCGCTGTGCCGGTGCTGATCGGCAGCGAGGTCGAGCCCGATGCGCAGCCGACCTTCGGCTCGGCCGTGCGCGAGAAGCTGGCTGACCTGGCGGCATCGGACGAGCGCTGGGCGAGCTGGAAGGACGAGGCCGGCTGGACGGTCAAGCTCGAGTTCACGGCGAACGAGGTCGCACACGACGCGCGATGGACGTTCGACCCCCGCCGCAGCACGCTGTCGCCGATCAATGCCGATGCCGCGCAGCTCTCCCGGCAGGGCTCCCTTCCCGAAGGGCTCATCCCCCGCCTCCGCGCCGTCGAGGCGGAGCGCGTCTCGCCCTACAAGGACGACAGCCGCTTCGACTCGGGGGCATTCGGACCGCGCCTGCTTCCGCCGCCTGAGGAGGGTGAGGACTCCCCCGCCGCAGAGCACTCGAGCGCGGCCGTTCAGGATGCCGCGGCCCGCCGCGCACCCGACGAGCACCGCACGAGCTCCGAGACCGCGGACCTGCTCGAGGCGCTGCGTCGCCGCCGTGGCCAGCGCGAGTCCGCCCCACTGTTCGAAGAGAGCGAGGAGGAGGACGCGTCGCCGCTGGCGCTCTTCGACGCGCTGGACGAGTCCGAAGAAGAATCGACCGCGGCGAAGCCGGCTGCAGAGCCCGCCGCCGAGCAGCCGAGCGGGCGCCGCAAGCGGCGCAACGCCATGCCCTCCTGGGACGAGATCGTGTTCGGAGCGCGCACAGACGAGTGA
- a CDS encoding DUF4193 domain-containing protein: MATDYDAPRKSEDDSESIEALKERVPSTQSGAGDVEDSDNPTGFELPGADLSDMELDVVVLPAQQDEFTCMSCFLVKHRSQLDHDGADGPICKECAA, from the coding sequence ATGGCAACCGATTACGACGCCCCTCGCAAGAGCGAAGACGACTCAGAGTCGATCGAAGCCCTCAAGGAGCGCGTGCCGAGCACCCAGTCCGGTGCCGGCGATGTCGAGGACTCCGACAACCCCACCGGGTTCGAGCTCCCCGGCGCCGACCTCTCCGACATGGAGCTCGATGTCGTCGTGCTGCCCGCGCAGCAGGACGAGTTCACCTGCATGAGCTGCTTCCTCGTGAAGCACCGCTCGCAGCTCGATCACGACGGCGCCGACGGCCCGATCTGCAAGGAATGCGCCGCCTGA
- a CDS encoding DUF3093 family protein has protein sequence MRLMQNIHSDTRETYRERLSPGLWLLVTIALAGPMVSLVLTPLDASLALLVGGGVSLVLVTLSIVLSPTVRVIDGVLHAGRAHIDAVWLGEPAEFSGEDARARRTHQIARDGWNLLRGGIDGVVVVPVTDPDDPMNSWTISSRTPDRLAAAIRAARAQCG, from the coding sequence ATGAGGCTAATGCAGAACATCCACTCCGACACGCGTGAGACCTACCGCGAACGACTGTCCCCCGGCCTGTGGCTGCTGGTCACCATCGCCCTCGCGGGACCGATGGTCTCGCTCGTGCTGACGCCCCTGGATGCGAGCCTGGCGCTGCTGGTCGGCGGGGGCGTCTCGCTCGTGCTGGTGACGCTGAGCATCGTGCTCTCCCCCACCGTCCGAGTGATCGACGGCGTGCTGCACGCGGGCCGCGCGCACATCGATGCCGTGTGGCTGGGCGAGCCCGCCGAGTTCTCCGGTGAGGATGCCAGGGCGCGGCGCACGCATCAGATCGCCAGGGACGGGTGGAACCTCCTCCGCGGCGGGATCGACGGCGTGGTCGTCGTGCCCGTCACCGATCCCGACGACCCCATGAACAGCTGGACGATCTCCTCGCGGACACCCGACCGCCTGGCCGCCGCGATCCGGGCGGCACGAGCTCAGTGCGGCTGA
- the dut gene encoding dUTP diphosphatase, translating into MTHSVAVPIISANAPFYAHPGDAGADLLSAEAVRLEPGERALIGTGVRIALPEGYAAFVVPRSGLAAKHGITVVNSPGTVDAGYRGEIRVSLLNTDSREAYDVAVGDRIAQLIVMPVVQAHFEPVDELPESARGDGGFGSTGYTQGKSE; encoded by the coding sequence GTGACTCATTCCGTTGCCGTCCCCATTATCTCGGCGAACGCGCCGTTCTACGCGCACCCCGGAGACGCCGGGGCGGATCTGCTGTCGGCCGAGGCCGTCCGGCTCGAGCCGGGCGAGCGCGCGCTGATCGGCACCGGCGTGCGCATCGCGCTACCCGAGGGCTACGCGGCATTCGTCGTGCCGCGCAGCGGCCTCGCCGCCAAGCACGGCATCACCGTGGTGAACTCGCCCGGCACCGTCGATGCGGGCTACCGGGGCGAGATCAGAGTCAGCCTGCTCAACACCGACAGCAGGGAAGCGTACGATGTGGCGGTCGGCGACCGCATCGCGCAGCTCATCGTGATGCCCGTCGTGCAGGCGCATTTCGAGCCCGTCGACGAGCTGCCCGAGAGTGCGCGCGGTGACGGCGGATTCGGGTCGACCGGCTATACCCAGGGAAAGAGCGAATGA
- a CDS encoding DUF3710 domain-containing protein: protein MTEEIEPTLKSAPADRATAGPFDDSEANPVRPYIDLGGIKVLPREGLNLRLEVEEQSKRIVAVGLDYAGSSLQVQPFAAPRSRGLWDETRVQLREQIRTQGGRVEEREGTLGRELLAEVPATAAEGSGMRLARFVGVDGPRWFLRGVIGGDAASDPSAAEQVEDLFRSIVVVRGATPMPPRDLIPLKMPSTPGSA, encoded by the coding sequence ATGACTGAAGAGATCGAACCCACGCTGAAGTCCGCACCGGCCGATCGCGCGACCGCCGGCCCGTTCGACGACAGCGAGGCGAACCCCGTTCGTCCGTACATCGACCTCGGCGGCATCAAGGTGCTGCCCCGCGAGGGTCTGAACCTGCGCCTCGAGGTCGAGGAGCAGAGCAAGAGGATCGTGGCAGTGGGGCTCGACTACGCCGGCTCGTCGCTGCAGGTGCAGCCTTTCGCCGCGCCGCGCTCGCGCGGCCTGTGGGATGAGACGCGGGTGCAGCTGCGCGAACAGATCCGCACGCAGGGCGGGCGGGTCGAGGAGCGCGAGGGCACCCTGGGCAGGGAGCTTCTCGCCGAGGTGCCCGCGACGGCCGCGGAGGGGTCAGGCATGCGGCTGGCGCGCTTCGTCGGCGTAGACGGTCCGCGGTGGTTCCTGCGCGGAGTCATCGGCGGTGATGCGGCCTCCGATCCGTCCGCCGCCGAGCAGGTCGAGGACCTGTTCCGCTCGATCGTCGTCGTGCGAGGCGCGACGCCGATGCCGCCGCGCGATCTGATCCCCCTGAAGATGCCCTCCACGCCGGGATCGGCGTGA
- a CDS encoding DUF3159 domain-containing protein, producing the protein MPAGSPEPAGSPEPAGSPEPSAADVIGAALGGAARRAGLSSETDESAHRVVWSAMGGWRGIVESVLPSLAFVILFTLRPDPLLLSLGVSVGIAAVFTIVRLVQKSPPAAAFGGLVAAAAAAGLALWTGRGADNFIPGLITNALYGTVMVVAALIGWSIIGLAVGFLMGEGTAWRDDRRKRRAFFWLGLAWGALFLLRLAVQLPLYLTDQVTLLGTLKLVMGLPLFAPMVAVTWLVVRALYRRVE; encoded by the coding sequence GTGCCCGCGGGATCACCCGAGCCCGCCGGATCACCCGAGCCCGCTGGATCACCCGAGCCGTCGGCGGCCGACGTCATCGGCGCCGCTCTCGGCGGCGCCGCCCGCCGTGCCGGGCTGAGCTCGGAGACCGACGAGAGCGCCCACCGGGTCGTGTGGAGTGCGATGGGCGGATGGCGCGGGATCGTGGAGTCGGTGCTGCCCAGTCTCGCGTTCGTGATCCTGTTCACCCTCCGGCCCGACCCGCTGCTGCTGTCGCTCGGCGTGTCGGTCGGGATCGCCGCCGTGTTCACGATCGTCCGGCTCGTGCAGAAGTCACCACCGGCTGCGGCGTTCGGCGGTCTGGTCGCCGCGGCTGCGGCTGCCGGGCTGGCGCTGTGGACGGGACGCGGCGCCGACAACTTCATCCCCGGTCTGATCACGAACGCGCTCTACGGCACGGTGATGGTCGTCGCCGCCCTGATCGGCTGGTCGATCATCGGCCTCGCCGTCGGATTCCTGATGGGGGAGGGCACCGCGTGGCGCGACGACCGACGCAAGCGCCGCGCCTTCTTCTGGCTCGGACTCGCCTGGGGCGCGCTGTTCCTGTTGCGCCTGGCGGTGCAGCTGCCGCTGTACCTCACGGATCAGGTCACCCTGCTCGGCACCCTCAAGCTGGTCATGGGTCTGCCGCTGTTCGCACCCATGGTCGCCGTGACGTGGCTGGTCGTCCGAGCGCTCTACCGGCGCGTCGAGTAG
- a CDS encoding aconitate hydratase, whose amino-acid sequence MEAPVAPIRSEGDGFVSTVNSFGAKSTLTVGSTDYEIFRIDSVPGSEKLPFALKVLLENQLRTEDGANVTKAQIEALGSWDPTAEPDTEIQFTPARVVMQDFTGVPCIVDLATMREAVTALGGDPNRINPLSPAEMVIDHSVIADLFGRPDAIERNVEIEYQRNGERYQFLRWGQTAFDDFKVVPPGTGIVHQVNIEHLAKVIYDRTVDGVLRAYPDTCVGTDSHTTMVNGLGVLGWGVGGIEAEAAMLGQPVSMLIPRVVGFKLTGEIPAGVTATDVVLTITDMLRQHGVVGKFVEFYGAGVASVPLANRATIGNMSPEFGSTAAMFPIDDVTIDYLRLTGRDEHAVELVEQYAKAQGLWHDADKEPSYSEYMELDLSTVVPSIAGPKRPQDRILLAEAKSQFEKDILNYTSANEASVEVEGTFPASDPGNAPGVEREHVSEEGVSYQHESAHQHSMLASSGDHGASNPVKVTTPEGQDYILDNGAVTLAAITSCTNTSNPSVMIAAGLLARKAREKGLKQKPWVKTTLGPGSKVVTDYYEKSGLDKDLEGLGFYTVGYGCTICIGNSGPLIEEVSAAINEHDLAVTAVLSGNRNFEGRISPDVKMNYLASPPLVVAYALAGSMHFDFETDPLGQDEAGNDVFLKDIWPAADEVQEIIDSSISRDQFIKQYATVFDGDERWKNLPTPTGPIFEWDDASTYVRKAPYFDGMELTPAPVTDITGARVLATLGDSVTTDHISPAGNIKAGTPAAQYLTEHGVEQRDFNSYGSRRGNHEVMIRGTFANIRLKNALVKAVNDGQQIEGGFTRDFTQEGGPQAYIYDASQNYQDQGIPLVIFGGKEYGSGSSRDWAAKGTNLLGVKAVITESFERIHRSNLIGMGVVPLQFPAGETWESLGLDGTEVISIEGLTALNEGTTPKTVKVTATPSEFSAEGREPITFDAVVRIDTPGEADYYRNGGILQYVLRSLV is encoded by the coding sequence ATGGAAGCGCCTGTCGCTCCCATCCGATCAGAAGGAGACGGATTCGTGTCCACGGTGAACAGCTTCGGTGCCAAGAGCACCCTGACAGTCGGCAGCACCGACTACGAGATCTTCCGCATCGATTCGGTCCCCGGCAGCGAGAAGCTCCCCTTCGCTCTGAAGGTGCTCCTCGAGAACCAGCTGCGCACCGAGGACGGCGCGAACGTGACGAAGGCGCAGATCGAGGCGCTCGGATCGTGGGACCCCACCGCGGAGCCCGACACCGAGATCCAGTTCACGCCGGCGCGCGTGGTCATGCAGGACTTCACCGGCGTGCCCTGCATCGTCGACCTCGCCACCATGCGCGAGGCCGTCACGGCGCTCGGCGGCGACCCGAACCGCATCAACCCGCTCTCTCCCGCCGAGATGGTGATCGACCATTCCGTCATCGCCGACCTGTTCGGTCGACCTGACGCGATCGAGCGCAACGTCGAGATCGAGTACCAGCGCAACGGCGAGCGCTACCAGTTCCTGCGCTGGGGCCAGACCGCGTTCGACGACTTCAAGGTCGTGCCCCCCGGCACCGGCATCGTGCACCAGGTGAACATCGAGCACCTCGCCAAGGTCATCTACGACCGCACCGTCGACGGCGTGCTGCGCGCATACCCCGACACGTGCGTCGGCACCGACTCGCACACCACGATGGTCAACGGACTCGGCGTGCTCGGCTGGGGCGTCGGCGGCATCGAGGCCGAGGCGGCGATGCTCGGTCAGCCGGTGTCGATGCTCATCCCGCGCGTGGTCGGCTTCAAGCTCACCGGCGAGATCCCCGCAGGCGTCACCGCCACCGACGTCGTGCTCACAATCACCGACATGCTGCGTCAGCACGGCGTGGTCGGAAAGTTCGTCGAGTTCTACGGCGCCGGTGTGGCATCCGTCCCCCTCGCGAACCGCGCGACCATCGGCAACATGTCGCCGGAGTTCGGGTCGACTGCGGCGATGTTCCCCATCGACGACGTGACCATCGACTACCTGCGCCTCACCGGCCGTGACGAGCACGCTGTCGAGCTCGTCGAGCAGTACGCCAAGGCGCAGGGCCTCTGGCACGACGCCGACAAGGAGCCCTCGTACTCCGAGTACATGGAGCTCGACCTGTCGACGGTCGTCCCCTCGATCGCCGGACCCAAGCGCCCGCAGGACCGCATCCTGCTCGCCGAGGCGAAGAGTCAGTTCGAGAAGGACATCCTGAACTACACCTCCGCGAACGAGGCCTCGGTCGAGGTCGAGGGCACGTTCCCGGCATCCGACCCCGGCAATGCGCCAGGTGTCGAGCGCGAGCACGTGTCGGAGGAGGGCGTCTCGTACCAGCACGAGAGCGCGCACCAGCACTCCATGCTCGCCTCGAGCGGCGACCACGGCGCATCCAACCCGGTCAAGGTGACGACCCCCGAGGGTCAGGACTACATCCTCGACAACGGCGCGGTGACCCTGGCCGCCATCACCTCGTGCACCAACACGTCGAACCCGTCTGTGATGATCGCAGCCGGCCTTCTCGCCCGCAAGGCGCGTGAGAAGGGCCTCAAGCAGAAGCCGTGGGTGAAGACCACGCTCGGCCCCGGCTCGAAGGTCGTAACCGACTACTACGAGAAGTCCGGCCTCGACAAGGATCTCGAGGGTCTCGGCTTCTACACGGTCGGCTACGGCTGCACGATCTGCATCGGCAACTCCGGCCCCCTGATCGAAGAGGTCTCGGCGGCGATCAACGAGCACGACCTCGCGGTCACGGCGGTGCTCTCGGGCAACCGCAACTTCGAGGGACGCATCAGCCCCGATGTGAAGATGAACTACCTGGCCAGCCCGCCGCTCGTGGTCGCGTACGCCCTCGCCGGCTCGATGCACTTCGACTTCGAGACCGACCCGCTCGGTCAGGACGAGGCCGGCAACGATGTCTTCCTGAAGGATATCTGGCCCGCCGCCGACGAGGTGCAGGAGATCATCGACTCGTCGATCTCGCGCGACCAGTTCATCAAGCAGTACGCCACCGTCTTCGACGGCGACGAGCGCTGGAAGAACCTGCCGACGCCGACCGGTCCGATCTTCGAGTGGGACGACGCGTCGACGTACGTGCGCAAGGCGCCCTACTTCGACGGAATGGAGCTCACCCCCGCGCCCGTCACCGACATCACCGGTGCTCGCGTGCTGGCCACGCTGGGCGACTCGGTCACCACCGACCACATCTCGCCCGCCGGCAACATCAAGGCCGGCACGCCGGCCGCGCAGTACCTCACCGAGCACGGCGTCGAGCAGCGCGACTTCAACTCCTACGGATCGCGTCGAGGCAACCACGAGGTGATGATCCGCGGCACGTTCGCGAACATCCGCCTGAAGAACGCCCTGGTCAAGGCCGTCAACGACGGTCAGCAGATCGAGGGCGGCTTCACCCGCGACTTCACCCAGGAGGGCGGTCCGCAGGCGTACATCTACGACGCGTCGCAGAACTACCAGGATCAGGGCATCCCGCTGGTGATCTTCGGCGGCAAGGAGTACGGCTCTGGCTCGTCGCGCGACTGGGCGGCCAAGGGCACCAACCTGCTCGGCGTCAAGGCGGTCATCACCGAGAGCTTCGAGCGCATCCACCGCTCCAACCTCATCGGCATGGGCGTCGTCCCGCTGCAGTTCCCGGCGGGAGAGACCTGGGAGTCGCTCGGCCTCGACGGTACCGAGGTCATCTCGATCGAGGGTCTGACCGCCCTCAACGAGGGCACCACGCCGAAGACGGTCAAGGTCACGGCCACCCCGAGCGAGTTCTCGGCAGAGGGTCGCGAGCCCATCACCTTCGATGCGGTCGTCCGCATCGACACCCCCGGTGAGGCGGACTACTACCGCAACGGCGGCATCCTGCAGTACGTGCTGCGTTCGCTGGTCTGA